One genomic region from Bradyrhizobium icense encodes:
- a CDS encoding enoyl-CoA hydratase-related protein, protein MYKEILYSVVDYVATITFNRPDRLNAWTPQMEAEVRAALSAATADDNTRAIVITGAGRGFCAGYDMSLLIPQQSDDDGVDLAGSSDNFNQIFSYLLAVPKPIFMAINGPIAGFALCFGVFGDFRYMAEGAKLTTSFARRGLIAEAGVSWMLPRLIGTMNALDLLCSARVIESREAERLGLVRTLPAENFLATVQGIARELVTTASPRSIAVIKRQIYLSHFQSLAEACALADKEMKAASTSEDYKEGVAHFVEKRAPNFTGR, encoded by the coding sequence ATGTACAAGGAAATCCTCTATTCGGTTGTCGACTATGTTGCGACTATCACGTTCAATCGCCCAGATCGATTGAACGCTTGGACCCCCCAGATGGAGGCGGAAGTACGAGCCGCATTGAGCGCCGCAACTGCTGACGACAACACCCGAGCGATCGTGATCACGGGGGCCGGGCGCGGCTTTTGCGCTGGGTACGACATGTCGCTTCTGATCCCCCAGCAGAGCGATGACGACGGCGTGGATCTAGCGGGCAGCTCCGATAATTTTAACCAGATATTCTCCTATCTGCTGGCCGTGCCCAAGCCTATCTTCATGGCGATCAACGGGCCGATCGCAGGATTCGCGCTGTGCTTCGGAGTTTTCGGCGATTTCCGCTATATGGCCGAAGGTGCAAAGCTAACTACGTCTTTCGCCAGACGAGGCCTGATTGCCGAGGCCGGTGTATCCTGGATGCTCCCTCGCCTGATTGGTACGATGAACGCACTCGACCTTCTTTGCTCGGCCCGCGTCATCGAGTCCCGGGAAGCGGAACGCCTCGGCCTAGTGCGCACGCTGCCGGCAGAAAACTTTCTTGCGACGGTGCAAGGAATCGCGCGCGAGTTGGTGACTACGGCCTCGCCGCGCTCAATCGCGGTAATCAAGCGGCAGATCTACCTTTCGCATTTCCAGTCGCTCGCCGAAGCATGCGCGTTAGCTGACAAGGAAATGAAGGCTGCCAGCACTTCGGAAGATTACAAGGAAGGAGTCGCGCATTTCGTGGAGAAACGAGCACCAAACTTCACCGGACGCTAG
- the istB gene encoding IS21-like element helper ATPase IstB produces MTLPEIDRCLRQLRLSGIRDTLETRVLQAQGASQPFLETFCLLLQDELDRRQSRLIARRYQQSGLEEKLTLAEFDWSFNPKLPRQACFQLHALKFVAVGENALLIGKPGTGKSHVAKAVAYQAILQGHKVQYLEADDFFHRYALSPAAQREARLRSIFDCDLLVLDDLFLARTIPDEAGALLQTLIHQRYKLHRSVIVTSNRVVQDWGAYLRDNTMSTTILDRLMHHCHLLEFDGRSYRLKEAAEALARKTQST; encoded by the coding sequence ATGACCTTGCCAGAAATCGATCGCTGCCTACGACAGTTGCGGCTGTCGGGCATACGCGACACGCTCGAGACCCGGGTCCTGCAGGCCCAGGGCGCCAGCCAACCGTTCCTCGAGACCTTCTGCCTGCTCCTGCAGGACGAACTCGATCGTCGTCAGTCCCGTCTCATCGCTCGCCGCTACCAGCAATCTGGGCTCGAAGAGAAGCTCACGCTCGCGGAGTTCGACTGGTCCTTCAATCCCAAACTGCCGCGTCAGGCCTGCTTCCAGCTGCATGCGCTGAAATTTGTCGCCGTCGGTGAAAACGCTCTGCTCATTGGCAAGCCCGGCACCGGAAAGTCGCACGTGGCCAAGGCCGTCGCCTACCAGGCCATCCTGCAAGGCCACAAGGTCCAGTATCTCGAGGCCGATGACTTCTTTCACCGTTACGCCCTCAGCCCCGCCGCTCAGCGCGAAGCGCGACTGCGCAGCATCTTTGACTGCGATCTGCTTGTGCTTGACGATCTGTTCCTCGCTCGCACCATCCCCGACGAAGCTGGCGCTTTGCTGCAGACTCTGATCCATCAACGCTACAAATTGCACCGCAGCGTCATCGTCACGTCCAATCGCGTCGTGCAGGATTGGGGCGCTTATCTCCGCGACAACACCATGAGCACGACGATCCTTGACCGCCTCATGCACCATTGCCATCTGCTCGAGTTCGACGGCCGCAGCTACCGCCTCAAGGAAGCCGCCGAAGCCCTTGCACGCAAAACCCAGTCAACCTAA